The DNA region TCGGCACGCCCGGGCTGAAGATCGTCGCCCCCTCGACACCGTACGATGCCAAAGGATTGCTGAAGGCGGCCATTCGGGACAATGATCCGGTGCTTTATTTCGAGCATAAAAAATGCTACTTGTCTCAGACGGGAGAAGTCCCCGACGGGGATTACATCGTGCCGATCGGCAAGGCGGACGTCAAACGGGAGGGGACGGACATCACCGTCATCACGTACGGACTGACCGTGCATTATGCTCTTCAAGCGGCGGAGGAGCTGCATAAGGAAGAAGGCATCAGCGCGCATATCCTTGATTTGCGCACCCTGCAGCCGCTGGACAAGGGAGCGATTCTGGAATCCGCAGCCCGCACGGGCAAGATCTTGATCGTTCACGAAGACAATAAAACCGGAGGCGTCGGCGGAGAGGTTGCAGCCATCATTGCCGAGGAGCTGCTGTTTGAGCTGGATGCCCCGATCATGCGGTTGTGTCCGCCCGACGTTCCCGCCGTGGGAATGAATCCCCCGATGGAAAAATTCTTTTTGCTGAATAAGGACAAGATTAAGGATGAGATGAGAAAGCTGGCGCTGTACTAGCGCCGAAACGGGTTAGGAGGTCCTTTATGAGAGTGACGAAAGCTGCCGGCACCGAGGTTACCGTGCCTCATCTGGCGGAAAGCCTGGTGTCTGCCACGATCGGCAAATGGATGAAAAAACCGGGGGATTACGTTGAGCAGTATGAGGTGCTCTGCGAATTGATCACGGAGAAGGTCAACGCGGAAATGCCTTCTCCCGTGGAAGGAGTTTTGAAGGAAATCCTTGCGGAGGAAGGGGAAACGGTGGAGGTCGGCGGGGTGATCTGCATCATCGAGGAGCCCGGCTCGGCGACGGAAGCAACCGGCCAAGCCGTACAGCACGAAGCCTCTTCCGCATATCGCCGGGGCTTCGAAGCGGCGGACGGGGATTCCTCCATGCGTCACCGCTATTCTCCCGCGGTTCAGCATTTGGCCAACGAATACCGGCTCGATCTGACGCAGATTGCCGGCACCGGCATGGGCGGCCGGATTACCCGGAAAGACGTGCGCGAATTCATTGAAGGACGGCAGCAGAGACGGCCGCCAGCGGTTGATCCTCAACAGGCGGACCATCAGGCTTCTCCCGGAAGGGAACCAGCGGATCGGCAATCCCCCGTCCGGAGGGAAGAGCCGCAGCGCCGGAAAGAGCCGCTTACGACCGAGAAAGTGCCTGTCCGCTCCACCGGACTTCACCTGTCGGAGACGCCGCGCATGCCGCTGATCGAGGTTGAGCCGATGCAGGATACCGGCAGGGGCGAGTATTTTATCGACGTCACGCCGATCCGCAACACAATCGCAACGCGGATGAGGCAAAGCGTGACGGAAATCCCCCATGCCTGGATGATGATCGAAGTGGATGTCACCAATCTGGTTCTGCTTCGAAACAAGCTGAAGGATGAATTCCGCAAGCAGGAAGGCATCAATCTGACCTATCTCGCCTTCATGCTGAAGGCGGTTGTCAATGCCATCAAGGATTATCCGATTCTTAATTCCGTGTGGGCCGTCGATAAAATCATCGTCAAAAAAGACATCAACATTTCGCTTGCCGTGGGAACGGAGGATTCCGTTATCACCCCGGTCATCAAAAAAGCCGACAGAATGAATATCGCCGGATTGGCAAGGGAAGTCGACGAGCTGTCCAGGAGGGCCAGAACAGGTAAGCTGAAATTGGATGAAGTGTTGGGAGGAACGATCACCGTCAACAATACGGGCTCCTTCGGATCAATTCTTTCCTATCCGATCATCAACTATCCACAGGCTGCCAACCTCTCGTTCGAGTCCATCGTCAAGCGGCCGGTCGTCATCAAC from Ferviditalea candida includes:
- a CDS encoding alpha-ketoacid dehydrogenase subunit beta, with amino-acid sequence MAVIKYIEAIVSAMREEMRRDDNVFVLGEDVGVRGGVLNTTKGLYQEFGEMRVMDTPLAESGIVGVAVGAAMYGLRPIAEMQFADFVFPATNQIISEAARVRYRSNNDWQCPLVVRLPYGATGGGALYHSQCPESVFVGTPGLKIVAPSTPYDAKGLLKAAIRDNDPVLYFEHKKCYLSQTGEVPDGDYIVPIGKADVKREGTDITVITYGLTVHYALQAAEELHKEEGISAHILDLRTLQPLDKGAILESAARTGKILIVHEDNKTGGVGGEVAAIIAEELLFELDAPIMRLCPPDVPAVGMNPPMEKFFLLNKDKIKDEMRKLALY
- a CDS encoding dihydrolipoamide acetyltransferase family protein, with product MRVTKAAGTEVTVPHLAESLVSATIGKWMKKPGDYVEQYEVLCELITEKVNAEMPSPVEGVLKEILAEEGETVEVGGVICIIEEPGSATEATGQAVQHEASSAYRRGFEAADGDSSMRHRYSPAVQHLANEYRLDLTQIAGTGMGGRITRKDVREFIEGRQQRRPPAVDPQQADHQASPGREPADRQSPVRREEPQRRKEPLTTEKVPVRSTGLHLSETPRMPLIEVEPMQDTGRGEYFIDVTPIRNTIATRMRQSVTEIPHAWMMIEVDVTNLVLLRNKLKDEFRKQEGINLTYLAFMLKAVVNAIKDYPILNSVWAVDKIIVKKDINISLAVGTEDSVITPVIKKADRMNIAGLAREVDELSRRARTGKLKLDEVLGGTITVNNTGSFGSILSYPIINYPQAANLSFESIVKRPVVINDMIAVRSMVNICLSLDHRILDGLICGRFLQRLKENLEAFGPDTQLY